The following DNA comes from Deltaproteobacteria bacterium.
CGACATGCCGTGTTCCCTGGCCAGAAAATTGCTCGGCAGGAGCGCCGTAATCGGCCTTTCTGTGGAATGCTGGGAAGATGTGGTCCGAGCTCAGGAACAGGATGTTGACTACCTCGGAGTAAGCCCCATTTTTCCGACGCCGACCAAAACGGATACCAAAGGATGCTGGGGGCTTTCCGGACTGGCCAAAATCAAGGCTTATTCGCGCCATCCGCTGGTAGCCATCGGCGGCATCAATGAAGCAAATGCCGCCGCTACAATCAGGGCGGGCGCTGACTGCCTGGCCGTAGTATCGGCTATTTGCGCCGCTTGCGACCCACGTCAGGCGACAGAGAGACTGGCCGCCCTAATTGCGTCAGCGCAGGCAAGTCGCAGCCTGCACTTCTGAATAATTACCTTTACTTTCCGTTCATCTTGTGGCAAAGGCCCGCCATCATAATAAAAAAATCATGAGGTAATAAAATGGAAAATTACAAATGTCCCCATTGTGAGACCCCCCTGGGAAATGGGGTTGCGGTCTGCGGAGAATGTGGTCAGAATTTGGATGCCGGTCAGGAGCTAACGGTGGAGCAAACCTCCGCGCCGGAAGCGCGTCAAAGCGGCAACAGAATCTATGCTATCCTGGCCGTGTTCTTAGTCGTGGTGGGCGGTGCGGCGCTGCTCCTTTTTTCCGGCATGGTTCCCAACCCTTTTAAGGATGGCACGTCGGTCGCTGCCATCGTGAATGGTGAAAAGATATTCCAGGGGGATGTTGACCAGAAACTCGATACGTATAAAAAGATTTACGGGCAAAGCGCCAAAACCGATTTCACTGGTCCCGAAGGTAAATCAGTCCTGGCGGATCTGAAAAGACAGGTCTTGAAGGCCATGATTCGGGACAAAATATTGATCACCGAGGCAGCAAAGGAAAAGATTGTTGTTTCTCCCCAAGAAATCAAGGATAAGATAAGCAGCATAAAAGAGGCCATGAATCTTTCCGATAAAGATTTCGAG
Coding sequences within:
- a CDS encoding SurA N-terminal domain-containing protein, whose product is MENYKCPHCETPLGNGVAVCGECGQNLDAGQELTVEQTSAPEARQSGNRIYAILAVFLVVVGGAALLLFSGMVPNPFKDGTSVAAIVNGEKIFQGDVDQKLDTYKKIYGQSAKTDFTGPEGKSVLADLKRQVLKAMIRDKILITEAAKEKIVVSPQEIKDKISSIKEAMNLSDKDFEEFLKGHAMSIANFEKWVEEEALITRVIAKGTQEKGLTRDEWVKALNDRAKVEVLMK
- a CDS encoding thiamine phosphate synthase translates to DMPCSLARKLLGRSAVIGLSVECWEDVVRAQEQDVDYLGVSPIFPTPTKTDTKGCWGLSGLAKIKAYSRHPLVAIGGINEANAAATIRAGADCLAVVSAICAACDPRQATERLAALIASAQASRSLHF